In the Lepus europaeus isolate LE1 chromosome 18, mLepTim1.pri, whole genome shotgun sequence genome, one interval contains:
- the OTOP3 gene encoding proton channel OTOP3 — MPLPEAREPGVDTRVEQPEAPDSTRRKSWLALYLSLLLRRDRLAQKAGQLFSGLLALNVVFLGGAFICSMIFNSVAVTLGDVWILLAALKALSLLWLLYYAVGTTRRPHAVLYRDPHAGPIWVRGSLVLFGSCTVCLNVFQVGYYVSHSHCKSQLEVIFPVIEIVFMGVQTWVLLKHCKDCVQVQTNFTRCGLMLTLATNLLLWILAVTNDSMHREIEAELNTLMEEHTGNETSVCLCVNATVCEVFRKGYLMLYPFGTECCLICCAVLYVIWKNVGRRLAPHPGAHPGSPSFRLHGAIFGPLLGLLALVAGVSIFVVFQIEASGPAMARQYFTLYYAYYVAVLPAMSLACLAGTAIHGLEQRELDTLKNPTRSLDVVLLMGAALGQMGISYFSIVAIVATDPHQLLNRLILAYSLLLILQHIAQNLFIIEGLHRRPLWEAAPTGLAEKQGAEPPRRGSLLSLSQDLHRASLAYIHSYSHLNWKRRALKEISLFLILCNITLWVMPAFGVHPEFENGLEKDFYGYRTWFTIVNLGLPLGVFYRMHSVGGLVEVYLGA; from the exons ATGCCCCTTCCCGAAGCTCGGGAGCCTGGAGTGGACACGCGGGTTGAGCAGCCAGAGGCCCCAGACTCCACTCGGCGGAAGTCCTGGCTGGCGCTGTATCTGTCACTGCTACTGCGGCGGGACCGGCTGGCGCAGAAAGCCGGGCAGCTCTTCTCGGGGCTCCTGGCCCTCAACGTGGTGTTCCTGGGCGGGGCCTTCATCTGCAGCATGATCTTCAACAGCGTAGCCGTCACGCTGGGCGACGTGTGGATCCTGCTGGCGGCCCTCAAGGCCCTCTCCCTGCTCTGGCTGCTCTATTACGCGGTGGGCACCACCCGCCGGCCTCACGCCGTGCTCTACCGGGACCCTCACGCCGGCCCCATCTGGGTACGGG GCTCCCTGGTGCTGTTCGGCAGCTGTACCGTCTGCCTCAACGTCTTCCAAGTGGGCTACTACGTGAGCCACAGCCACTGCAAGTCCCAGCTGGAGGTCATCTTCCCCGTGATCGAGATCGTCTTCATGGGCGTGCAG ACCTGGGTGCTCTTGAAACATTGTAAGGACTGTGTTCAGGTCCAGACCAACTTCACCAG GTGTGGCCTGATGCTGACCCTGGCCACCAACCTGCTGCTGTGGATTCTGGCTGTGACCAACGACTCCATGCACCGCGAGATTGAGGCCGAGCTCAACACCCTCATGGAAGAGCACACAG gcaaCGAGACGAGCGTCTGTCTCTGTGTGAATGCCACGGTGTGCGAGGTCTTCCGGAAGGGCTACCTGATGCTGTACCCCTTCGGCACCGAGTGCTGTCTGATCTGCTGTGCCGTGCTCTACGTCATATGGAAGAACGTAGGCCGCCGCCTGGCGCCCCACCCCGGCGCCCACCCCGGCTCCCCCTCCTTCCGCCTGCACGGGGCCATCTTCGGGCCGCTGCTGGGCCTGCTGGCCCTGGTGGCGGGAGTAAGCATCTTCGTGGTCTTCCAGATCGAGGCCAGCGGCCCTGCCATGGCCCGCCAGTACTTCACCCTCTATTACGCCTACTACGTGGCTGTGCTGCCCGCCATGAGCCTGGCGTGCCTGGCGGGCACAGCCATCCACGGGCTGGAGCAGCGGGAGCTGGACACGCTCAAGAACCCCACGCGCAGCCTGGACGTGGTGCTGCTGATGGGCGCCGCGCTGGGCCAGATGGGCATCTCCTACTTCTCCATCGTGGCCATCGTGGCCACGGACCCCCACCAGCTGCTCAACCGGCTCATCCTGGCCTACTCGCTGCTGCTCATCTTGCAGCACATCGCCCAGAACCTCTTCATCATCGAGGGCCTGCACCGGCGCCCCCTCTGGGAGGCGGCTCCCACGGGCCTGGCGGAGAAGCAGGGGGCAGAGCCTCCCCGGAGGGGCTCCCTGCTGTCGCTGAGCCAGGACCTGCACCGGGCCTCGCTGGCCTACATCCACTCCTACAGCCACCTCAACTGGAAGCGGCGGGCGCTCAAagagatctccctctttctcatccTGTGCAATATCACG ctgtGGGTGATGCCGGCGTTTGGCGTCCACCCCGAGTTCGAGAACGGGCTGGAAAAAGATTTCTATGGCTACCGGACCTGGTTCACCATCGTCAACttgggcctgcccctgggggtcTTCTACCGGATGCACTCTGTGGGGGGGCTGGTGGAGGTCTACCTGGGGGCCTGA
- the OTOP2 gene encoding proton channel OTOP2: MSEEPASGPKERPPALRAGPREVWKKGGRLLSVLLAVNVLLLACTLVSGGAFNKVAVYDTDVFALLTAMMLLASLWILFYLLRTARCPDAVPYLDAHAGPIWLRGGLVLFGTCTLVMDVFKTGYYSSFFECQSAIKILHPLIQAVFVILQTYFLWVSAKDCVHVHLDLTRFGLMFTLTTNLAIWMAAVVDESVHQAHSYGSSHGNTSYTRLAPDRHSHGPTRVGDTTCSCSTSVCQVFQQGYFYLYPFNIEYSLFASTMLYVMWKNVGRLLAAPHGHSHGHGPSRVSLFWETFFAGPILGLLLFVVGLAVFIIYEVQVSGEGGRTQQALVTYYSFNIVCLGLMTLVSLSGSVIYRFDRRAMDHHKNPTRTLDVALLMGAALGQYAISYYSIVAVVVGTPRDLLAGLNLAHALLMIAQHTFQNVFIIESLHRGPPGAERPHTPPKEPCQGLTFANLDALHALPGCPPTPSLANPSPAGPPEAVTMILAPRGHWRRRCLKDISLFLLLCNVILWIMPAFGARPHFSNTVEVDFYGYSLWAAIVNICLPFGIFYRMHAVSSLLEVYVLS; the protein is encoded by the exons ATGTCGGAGGAGCCGGCCTCGGGCCCCAAGGAGCGCCCGCCGGCGCTGCGCGCGGGCCCCCGCGAGGTGTGGAAGAAGGGCGGCCGCCTGCTGTCGGTGCTGCTGGCCGTCAACGTGCTGCTGCTGGCCTGCACGCTGGTCAGCGGCGGCGCCTTCAACAAGGTGGCCGTGTACGACACCGACGTGTTCGCGCTGCTCACCGCCATGATGCTGCTGGCCTCGCTCTGGATTCTCTTCTACCTCCTGCGCACCGCGCGCTGCCCCGACGCCGTCCCCTACCTGGACGCGCACGCCGGCCCCATCTGGCTCCGAG GCGGGCTGGTGCTGTTCGGGACCTGCACCCTCGTCATGGACGTCTTCAAGACCGGCTACTACTCCAGTTTCTTCGAGTGCCAGTCGGCCATCAAGATCCTGCACCCACTCATCCAGGCTGTGTTTGTCATCCTccag acttacttcctctgggtctccgccAAGGACTGTGTCCATGTCCACCTGGACCTGACCCG GTTCGGACTCATGTTCACGCTCACCACCAACCTGGCCATCTGGATGGCAGCCGTGGTGGATGAATCCGTGCACCAGGCCCACTCCTACGGCAGCTCTCACGGCAACACCAGCTACACCCGCCTCGCCCCTGACC GGCACAGCCATGGCCCCACT CGGGTGGGAGACACAACCTGTTCCTGCAGCACGTCCGTCTGCCAGGTCTTTCAGCAGGGGTACTTTTACCTGTACCCCTTCAACATCGAGTACAGCCTCTTCGCCTCCACCATGCTCTACGTCATGTGGAAGAACGTCGGCAGGCTGCTGGCCGCCCCCCACGGCCACAGCCACGGCCACGGCCCCTCCCGCGTCAGTCTCTTCTGGGAAACCTTCTTCGCCGGCCCGATCCTGGGCCTGCTGCTCTTTGTGGTGGGGCTGGCCGTCTTCATCATCTATGAGGTCCAGGTGAGCGGGGAGGGGGGCCGCACCCAGCAGGCCCTGGTCACCTACTACAGCTTCAACATCGTCTGCCTGGGGCTCATGACCCTGGTCAGCCTGAGCGGCTCGGTCATCTACCGTTTCGACCGGCGCGCCATGGACCACCACAAGAACCCCACCCGCACGCTGGACGTAGCCCTGCTGATGGGGGCCGCCCTGGGCCAGTATGCTATCTCCTACTACTCGATTGTGGCCGTGGTGGTGGGCACCCCCCGGGACCTGTTGGCGGGGCTCAACCTGGCCCACGCCCTGCTCATGATCGCCCAGCACACCTTCCAGAACGTGTTCATCATCGAGAGCCTGCACCGGGGACCGCCCGGGGCCGAGCGCCCCCATACACCCCCCAAGGAGCCCTGCCAAGGCCTCACCTTTGCCAACCTGGACGCCCTGCACGCTTTGCCTggctgcccacccacccccagcctggccaACCCCAGCCCAGCGGGCCCTCCAGAAGCAGTGACCATGATCTTGGCCCCCAGGGGCCACTGGAGACGCCGATGCCTCAaagacatttctctgtttctcctgctATGCAATGTCATT CTGTGGATCATGCCGGCCTTTGGGGCGCGCCCTCACTTCAGCAACACGGTGGAAGTGGACTTCTACGGCTACTCGCTCTGGGCGGCCATCGTCAACATCTGCCTGCCTTTTGGCATCTTCTACCGCATGCACGCCGTCTCCAGCCTGCTGGAGGTCTACGTGCTGTCCTGA
- the USH1G gene encoding pre-mRNA splicing regulator USH1G: MNDQYHRAARDGYLELLKEATRKELNAPDEDGMTPTLWAAYHGNLESLRLIVSRGGDPDKCDIWGNTPLHLAASNGHLHCLSFLVSFGANIWCLDNDYHTPLDMAAMKGHMECVRYLDSIAAKQSSLSPKLVGKLKDKAFREAERRVRECAKLQRKHHERMERRYRRELAERSDALSFSSLTSSTLSRRLQHLALGSPLPYSQATLHGTARGKTKIQKKLERRKKGGEGTFKVSEDGRKSVRSLSGLQLGSDVMFVRPGTYANPKEWGRAPLRDMFLSDEDSVSRATLAPEPAHSEVSTDSGHDSLFTRPGLGTMVFRRNYLSSGLHGLGREDSGLDGAGTLRGRLQSSPSLDEDSLGSANSLQDRSCGEELPWDELDLGLDEDLEPETSPLDTFLAALHLQDFAALLRQEKIDLEALMLCSDLDLRSISVPLGPRKKILGAVRRRRQALERPPALEDTEL, translated from the exons ATGAACGACCAGTACCACCGGGCGGCCCGGGACGGCTACCTGGAGCTCCTCAAGGAGGCCACCCGGAAGGAGCTGAATGCCCCCGACGAGGACGGCATGACCCCCACCCTCTGGGCTGCCTACCACGGCAACCTGGAGTCGCTGCGTCTCATCGTGAGCCGCGG GGGGGACCCAGACAAGTGTGACATCTGGGGCAACACGCCCCTGCACCTGGCAGCTTCCAACGGGCACCTGCACTGCCTGTCCTTCCTGGTGTCTTTCGGGGCCAACATCTGGTGCCTGGACAACGACTACCACACGCCGCTGGACATGGCCGCCATGAAGGGCCACATGGAGTGCGTGCGCTACCTGGACTCCATCGCGGCCAAGCAGAGCAGCCTCAGCCCCAAGCTGGTGGGCAAGCTGAAGGACAAGGCCTTCCGCGAGGCCGAGCGACGCGTCCGCGAGTGCGCCAAGCTGCAGCGCAAACACCACGAGCGCATGGAGCGGCGCTACCGGCGCGAGCTGGCCGAGCGCTCGGACGCACTCAGCTTCTCCAGCCTCACGTCCAGCACCCTGAGCCGCCGGCTGCAGCACCTGGCGCTGGGCAGCCCCCTGCCCTACTCGCAGGCCACGCTGCACGGCACGGCCAGAGGCAAGaccaagatccagaagaagctggaGCGGCGCAAGAAGGGCGGCGAGGGCACCTTCAAGGTCTCCGAGGACGGCCGCAAGAGCGTGCGCTCGCTGTCCGGCCTGCAGCTGGGCAGCGACGTGATGTTCGTGCGCCCGGGCACCTACGCCAACCCCAAGGAGTGGGGCCGCGCCCCGCTCCGGGACATGTTCCTCTCCGACGAGGACAGCGTCTCCCGTGCCACGCTGGCGCCCGAGCCTGCCCACTCGGAGGTCAGCACCGACTCCGGCCACGACTCCCTCTTCACCCGCCCCGGTCTGGGCACCATGGTCTTCCGCAGGAACTACCTGAGCAGCGGGCTGCACGGGCTGGGCCGCGAGGACTCGGGGCTGGACGGGGCCGGCACCCTGCGGGGCCGGCTGCAGAGCTCCCCGAGCCTGGACGAGGACAGCCTGGGCAGTGCCAACAGCCTACAGGACCGCAGCTGCGGGGAGGAGCTGCCCTGGGACGAGCTGGACTTGGGGCTGGACGAGGACCTGGAGCCCGAGACGAGCCCGCTGGACACCTTCCTGGCCGCGCTGCACCTGCAGGACTTTGCTGCCCTCTTGCGGCAGGAGAAGATCGACTTGGAGGCGCTGATGCTGTGCTCCGACCTGGACCTCCGCAGCATCAGCGTGCCCCTGGGGCCCCGCAAGAAGATCCTGGGGGCCGTGCGGAGGCGGAGGCAGGCGCTGGAGCGCCCGCCCGCCCTGGAGGACACGGAGCTGTGA